A single window of Oerskovia paurometabola DNA harbors:
- a CDS encoding universal stress protein has translation MTVVLAYAPGDLGTATARSAGRSAALLGSKVVIVNATRADRLVDPRWADEAELAHVIEILDEAQVGHEVRHLKSGALPADVVLEVAEEVDAELIVVGLRRRTPVGKLVLGSTPQQILLRASCPVLAVKA, from the coding sequence ATGACCGTCGTCCTCGCCTACGCGCCCGGCGACCTCGGAACCGCCACCGCCCGCTCGGCGGGCCGGTCGGCCGCGCTGCTCGGGTCGAAGGTCGTGATCGTCAACGCGACCCGGGCGGACCGGCTCGTCGATCCCCGGTGGGCCGACGAGGCCGAGCTGGCCCACGTCATCGAGATCCTCGACGAGGCGCAGGTCGGCCACGAGGTGCGCCACCTGAAGTCCGGCGCCCTGCCGGCCGACGTGGTCCTCGAGGTCGCGGAGGAGGTCGACGCCGAGCTCATCGTCGTCGGCCTGCGCCGCCGGACCCCGGTGGGCAAGCTCGTGCTCGGCTCGACGCCTCAGCAGATCCTCCTCCGGGCGAGCTGCCCGGTCCTGGCGGTCAAGGCCTGA